The Sorangiineae bacterium MSr11367 genome window below encodes:
- a CDS encoding amidohydrolase family protein, with translation MRASPLALWRVLLSAALLLVCLSPGVARADSVARGRVLVRNAEVVITMDPRLGKGPLGIIDKGDVLFEDERIVEVGKGISPRGARVLDATGKIVMPGFVDTHTHLWQSMIRGCGTDTDLNGWLTQCMLAVGQKMNAEQTYNAVRLSTADVISTGVTTVTDWSHSFNTNFVDGNIRALIDSGLRFVYAYAFDFNRETDIRRVKREIIDRNPRARLQLASHPVPENVPAMQRMVQVADELHVDINTHLLENIADRQADQIRSLEQAGALKSTLMVNHAIHLTDSEIALLARRGVRIAHCPLSNMRLASGIIRMPELVNAHIKIGLGLDGGTNDTSDMFNLMRAAVGLQRAKFLKATATPTVAEVLRLATMGGAEVLGMQNEIGSLTPGKKADLIVIDPHQINFAPKVDWLAQIVFNGQPRNVEYVVVHGRFLKAQGRLVNVWEDGLVHAAEKSREELN, from the coding sequence ATGAGGGCTAGTCCGTTGGCTTTGTGGCGTGTGTTGCTTTCCGCGGCGCTGCTGCTCGTGTGCCTGTCGCCCGGGGTCGCTCGTGCCGACTCGGTCGCACGGGGGCGGGTGCTGGTTCGCAACGCCGAAGTGGTGATCACCATGGATCCCAGGCTGGGGAAGGGGCCTCTGGGGATCATCGACAAGGGGGACGTGCTCTTCGAAGACGAGCGCATCGTGGAGGTGGGAAAGGGAATTTCCCCCCGGGGCGCGCGGGTGCTCGATGCCACCGGCAAGATCGTCATGCCGGGGTTCGTGGATACGCATACCCACTTGTGGCAGTCGATGATCCGAGGCTGTGGAACCGATACGGATCTCAATGGGTGGCTGACGCAATGCATGTTGGCCGTCGGCCAGAAGATGAACGCGGAGCAAACCTACAACGCCGTGCGTTTGAGTACGGCCGACGTGATCAGCACGGGTGTTACCACCGTGACCGACTGGTCTCACAGCTTCAATACCAACTTCGTCGACGGCAACATTCGTGCACTCATCGATTCGGGGCTTCGTTTCGTCTACGCGTATGCCTTCGATTTCAACCGCGAGACGGACATTCGCCGGGTGAAGCGCGAGATCATCGACCGCAATCCGCGGGCGCGTCTCCAGCTTGCCAGCCACCCCGTTCCCGAGAACGTGCCGGCGATGCAGCGAATGGTGCAAGTGGCCGATGAATTGCACGTGGACATCAACACGCACCTCCTCGAAAACATCGCCGATCGGCAAGCCGACCAGATTCGCTCCCTGGAGCAGGCGGGCGCGCTCAAGTCGACGTTGATGGTGAACCATGCCATCCACCTGACCGATTCCGAGATTGCCTTGCTCGCCCGCCGCGGGGTGCGCATCGCCCACTGCCCGCTGAGCAACATGCGCCTCGCCTCGGGGATCATCCGCATGCCCGAGTTGGTGAACGCCCACATCAAGATTGGCCTCGGGCTCGACGGCGGCACCAACGACACGAGCGACATGTTCAACTTGATGCGCGCCGCGGTGGGCCTTCAGCGCGCCAAGTTCTTGAAGGCCACGGCGACCCCGACGGTGGCCGAAGTCCTTCGTCTCGCCACGATGGGCGGTGCCGAGGTTCTCGGGATGCAAAACGAGATTGGCTCGCTCACGCCCGGCAAGAAGGCGGACCTGATCGTCATCGACCCGCACCAGATCAACTTTGCCCCCAAGGTCGACTGGCTCGCCCAAATCGTGTTCAACGGTCAGCCGCGCAACGTGGAGTACGTGGTCGTTCACGGGCGCTTCCTCAAGGCGCAGGGCCGCTTGGTCAACGTGTGGGAGGACGGGCTCGTCCATGCCGCCGAGAAGAGCCGGGAGGAGTTGAACTAG
- a CDS encoding alpha/beta hydrolase gives MRFTDSRDENVDHSRRSLLGAAAFGLAATSFGLLRCAKAQASKYVPGTNTTFGPLKQINAGLLNVGYAEAGPPDGPPVFLLHGWPYDIHSYVDVAPILASAGYRVIVPHLRGHGTTRFLSNDTFRNGQQSVVALDLIALMDALKIKKAILAGYDWGARSADIVAALWPERCKALVSVNGYLINDLERNKRPLPPKAERGWWYQFYFATERGRAGYKANVREFNNLVWTVNSPKWNFDGPTYDRSAASFDNPDHVDIVIHNYRWRLSMAPGEPKYDELERKLAAGPVISVPTITLDGDSDGVVSATDGSGQAAKFKGKRTHRIVKGAGHNLPQEAPQAFANAVLEVDGY, from the coding sequence ATGCGATTTACAGATTCCCGCGACGAAAACGTCGACCACTCACGCCGCAGCCTGCTTGGCGCGGCGGCCTTTGGCCTCGCGGCGACCTCCTTCGGGCTCCTCCGCTGTGCGAAAGCCCAGGCCAGCAAGTACGTCCCCGGCACGAACACGACGTTCGGACCGCTCAAGCAGATCAACGCGGGCCTGTTGAACGTCGGCTACGCCGAGGCCGGGCCGCCCGATGGGCCCCCGGTCTTTCTGCTGCATGGCTGGCCGTACGACATTCATAGCTACGTGGACGTCGCCCCGATCCTGGCGTCGGCCGGATACCGGGTCATCGTCCCGCACCTGCGCGGCCACGGCACCACGCGTTTTCTCTCGAACGACACGTTCCGCAACGGGCAGCAGTCGGTGGTGGCGTTGGACCTCATCGCCTTGATGGACGCCCTCAAGATCAAAAAAGCCATTTTGGCGGGTTACGATTGGGGCGCCCGAAGCGCCGACATCGTCGCGGCACTCTGGCCGGAGCGCTGCAAGGCCTTGGTGTCGGTGAATGGATATTTGATCAACGACCTCGAGCGCAACAAACGGCCCCTACCGCCCAAGGCGGAGCGCGGGTGGTGGTACCAGTTTTACTTCGCCACCGAACGGGGGCGGGCCGGCTACAAGGCCAATGTGCGCGAGTTCAACAACCTCGTGTGGACCGTGAATTCGCCCAAGTGGAACTTCGACGGCCCGACGTACGACCGCTCGGCGGCGAGCTTCGACAATCCGGATCACGTGGACATCGTGATTCACAATTATCGTTGGCGTTTGAGCATGGCCCCTGGTGAGCCGAAGTACGACGAGTTGGAAAGAAAGCTCGCAGCTGGTCCCGTCATTTCCGTCCCCACGATCACACTCGATGGTGACTCCGACGGTGTCGTGTCCGCGACCGATGGCAGCGGCCAGGCCGCGAAATTCAAGGGCAAACGCACGCACCGCATCGTGAAGGGCGCTGGACACAATTTGCCGCAGGAAGCACCGCAAGCCTTCGCCAACGCGGTTCTCGAAGTCGACGGCTACTGA
- a CDS encoding RICIN domain-containing protein, whose product MKSAFIASLFAVALCASASGCAAPTDAEPEIDSKETNSELASDQVRRFINLGTSQCMDSNGAGSAYTLGCNGGNYQIWNIHEWLDHTYEFKNIATGRCLSTHGGGGFDNDAYTAPCDKNDQSQSWFIKGYSDGTRRFANQATGKCLDTHGGDLYTRPCNDGEYERWIWN is encoded by the coding sequence ATGAAATCAGCGTTCATTGCTTCGCTGTTCGCGGTCGCGCTTTGTGCGTCGGCTTCTGGATGTGCCGCTCCGACGGACGCCGAGCCGGAAATCGACTCGAAAGAGACGAACTCCGAGCTGGCCTCCGATCAGGTGCGACGCTTCATCAACCTTGGCACGTCGCAGTGCATGGATAGCAACGGTGCTGGAAGCGCCTATACGCTCGGCTGCAATGGTGGCAATTATCAGATATGGAACATTCACGAGTGGCTGGACCATACCTACGAATTCAAGAATATCGCGACCGGGCGCTGCCTCTCGACCCACGGTGGCGGCGGTTTCGACAACGATGCCTACACGGCACCGTGCGACAAGAACGATCAATCGCAAAGTTGGTTCATCAAGGGCTATTCCGACGGCACGCGCCGATTCGCCAATCAGGCCACCGGCAAGTGCCTCGATACGCACGGTGGCGACCTTTACACGCGGCCCTGCAATGACGGGGAGTACGAGCGGTGGATTTGGAATTGA
- a CDS encoding MBL fold metallo-hydrolase, translated as MTFLRATALGFMLTLASASCHDDKIENRPPTANRLSYRVFVNDPVPFKDNERTPTGELHVFQPIASTLITGEHDAVLVDPPMTTDQSERVAQWVEASGKRLIAIATTHGHGDHWFGTSVLLRHFPDAKPYATEGTIEVMRIHADPTFRASAWESNFPGQIPDSPVVATAPSGNVFQLEGNEVRFVEVGHADTDKSSVVHVPAIGLVVAGDVVYNGYHQYLMESGNGGLRAWMSALDTVSSLKPTHVVASHKNKDLEDDPKAVEETRRYLEDVERTLPKSHNAREFYDAMIKLYPERKNPSALWWWGAKALFKDSP; from the coding sequence GTGACGTTCCTTCGAGCCACCGCCCTCGGCTTCATGCTGACGCTGGCATCCGCATCGTGCCACGACGACAAGATCGAGAACCGACCGCCCACGGCCAACCGACTCTCCTACCGCGTATTCGTCAACGACCCCGTTCCCTTCAAGGACAACGAGAGAACGCCCACCGGTGAGCTGCACGTGTTCCAACCCATCGCCAGCACGCTGATCACGGGCGAGCACGATGCCGTATTGGTCGATCCGCCCATGACCACGGACCAGTCGGAACGGGTGGCCCAATGGGTCGAGGCCAGCGGCAAGCGACTGATCGCCATTGCCACCACCCATGGCCATGGCGATCACTGGTTTGGGACGTCCGTGCTGCTTCGGCATTTCCCTGACGCCAAGCCGTATGCCACGGAGGGGACCATCGAGGTCATGCGCATCCATGCCGATCCGACGTTTCGCGCATCGGCATGGGAGTCCAATTTTCCAGGGCAGATCCCCGATTCGCCGGTGGTGGCCACGGCGCCGTCCGGAAACGTCTTTCAATTGGAGGGCAACGAGGTGCGCTTCGTTGAGGTCGGACATGCCGATACCGACAAATCGAGCGTCGTGCACGTTCCCGCCATCGGATTGGTCGTTGCCGGCGATGTCGTTTACAACGGCTATCATCAGTATTTGATGGAATCGGGCAACGGCGGCCTTCGCGCATGGATGAGCGCATTGGACACCGTGTCGTCGCTCAAACCGACGCATGTCGTGGCGAGCCACAAGAACAAAGACCTCGAGGACGACCCCAAGGCCGTCGAGGAGACGCGCCGTTACTTGGAGGACGTCGAGCGCACCCTTCCGAAAAGCCACAATGCGCGCGAGTTCTACGATGCGATGATCAAGCTGTACCCCGAACGAAAGAACCCGAGCGCGCTCTGGTGGTGGGGCGCGAAGGCGTTGTTCAAGGATTCGCCCTGA
- a CDS encoding aminoglycoside phosphotransferase family protein, with amino-acid sequence MHDHEVDIDVRLVQRLISTQFPLWANLPLAPVESAGTVNTVYRLGTDMAVRLPRIEEALNDVEKEWRWLPRLARVLPVPIPVPLAKGEPADGYPWPWSVTRWLRGDNPVVGRLTDPLRLAKDLGDFVRALHRVEAKNGPPSYRGVPLAARDTATRTAIAALHGIIDTEAATAAWKDALLVPAWTGPPVWIHADLSPGNVLVSNGRLAAVLDFGTLGVGDPAVDAIAAWNLLPPGARESFRAALAIDDATWARGRGWALSIALIQLPYYRTTNPVLADNARHVIGTICG; translated from the coding sequence ATGCATGACCACGAGGTGGACATCGATGTTCGCCTCGTGCAGCGCTTGATCTCGACCCAGTTTCCGCTCTGGGCCAATCTGCCCCTGGCGCCCGTCGAATCCGCTGGAACGGTGAATACCGTTTACCGTCTTGGCACCGACATGGCCGTGCGGCTTCCCCGCATCGAAGAAGCGCTCAATGACGTGGAGAAAGAGTGGCGCTGGCTGCCGCGCCTGGCCCGCGTGCTGCCGGTGCCGATCCCCGTACCGCTCGCCAAAGGCGAGCCGGCGGACGGCTATCCCTGGCCTTGGTCGGTCACACGATGGCTTCGCGGTGACAATCCCGTGGTCGGCCGACTCACCGATCCACTCCGACTCGCGAAAGACTTGGGCGATTTCGTCCGCGCCCTCCATCGCGTCGAGGCGAAGAATGGACCGCCATCGTACCGAGGCGTACCGCTCGCCGCCCGCGACACCGCCACGCGCACCGCGATCGCCGCGCTGCACGGGATCATCGACACGGAGGCCGCCACCGCCGCGTGGAAAGACGCGCTGCTGGTGCCTGCCTGGACGGGTCCCCCCGTGTGGATCCATGCGGATCTTTCGCCGGGCAATGTGCTCGTCTCCAACGGGCGCCTTGCTGCGGTGCTCGACTTCGGAACCCTCGGCGTAGGCGACCCTGCGGTGGACGCGATCGCCGCCTGGAACCTATTGCCCCCGGGCGCGCGGGAGAGCTTCCGCGCCGCCCTCGCGATCGACGATGCCACCTGGGCGCGGGGCCGCGGGTGGGCATTGTCGATCGCGCTCATTCAACTACCGTACTATCGCACCACCAATCCCGTGCTCGCGGACAATGCGCGCCACGTGATTGGCACCATCTGCGGCTAG
- a CDS encoding MarR family transcriptional regulator gives MSPVDPKDPKSPKLADFLCFAIYSTNLAYGRAYKPILEKLGLTYPQYIAIVSLWENDGQTVSELGEKLFLESNTLTPILKKLEGMGYLRRQRDPADERHVIVTLTDAGRRLREKGLTMNLVKASGLTPEEFRKMQKGVVTLRDNLIEHAKKNDR, from the coding sequence ATGAGTCCCGTGGATCCGAAAGACCCGAAAAGTCCCAAACTCGCGGATTTCCTATGTTTTGCCATCTACTCGACGAACTTGGCGTACGGCCGCGCGTACAAGCCCATCCTGGAGAAGCTCGGTCTGACCTACCCGCAGTACATCGCCATCGTCTCGCTCTGGGAGAACGACGGCCAGACGGTAAGCGAGCTGGGCGAGAAGCTGTTCCTGGAGTCCAACACCCTGACGCCCATCCTGAAAAAGCTCGAGGGCATGGGGTACCTGCGCCGCCAACGCGATCCGGCCGACGAGCGTCACGTCATCGTCACCCTGACGGACGCCGGCCGCCGCCTGCGTGAGAAAGGGCTGACCATGAACCTGGTCAAAGCCTCCGGCCTCACCCCCGAGGAGTTCCGCAAGATGCAAAAGGGCGTGGTCACCCTGCGGGACAACCTGATCGAGCACGCGAAGAAGAATGACCGTTAG
- a CDS encoding heme-binding domain-containing protein yields MENPPVTGDLTAPAPVKEILQKACYDCHSNETRLKWFDHISPGIWLVASDVQHARGAMNFSNWDKLSKDQQKAKLFESLNQATFGTMPPAQYTALHPSAKLTAQDIAVLKEYLATQIPKTEPTPQRAATADNQFATWTHGAAANDVQPSPNGIDYIADYKNWETISSSDRPDTGTMKIITGNDIAIKAVREHKTNPWPDGAILAKLQYEASADANGTVHNGVFKQVGFMVKDSKKYSKTQGWGYAKWNGTKLEQPYKDASFATECVNCHAPMHDSDFVFTNGIDFSAGPLGAPSKSDLVNKAASLPKTPLFDTHGWKVITSFTDRSHGTTYMLFGNDSAAQAARAGQTTYPQGAVLSLVAWKSAEDENWFGATVPGALQSVEQVTFSTEHPTYDRYDGPALNKAPADPAAADARVAYIVQQRASIMP; encoded by the coding sequence GTGGAGAACCCGCCCGTCACCGGCGATCTGACGGCGCCGGCGCCCGTCAAAGAGATCTTGCAGAAGGCTTGCTACGATTGCCACTCCAACGAGACCCGTCTGAAGTGGTTCGACCACATCTCGCCGGGCATCTGGTTGGTCGCGTCCGACGTGCAGCACGCGCGCGGAGCGATGAATTTCTCGAATTGGGACAAGCTTTCCAAGGACCAGCAGAAGGCGAAACTGTTCGAGTCATTGAACCAGGCCACCTTCGGAACGATGCCGCCGGCGCAGTACACCGCGCTGCATCCATCGGCCAAGCTGACGGCGCAGGACATCGCGGTGTTGAAGGAGTACCTGGCCACGCAGATCCCGAAGACCGAGCCCACACCGCAGAGAGCTGCCACCGCGGACAATCAATTCGCCACATGGACGCACGGCGCCGCGGCCAACGATGTGCAACCTTCTCCCAACGGCATCGACTACATTGCGGATTACAAAAACTGGGAGACCATCAGCAGCTCCGACCGGCCCGACACCGGGACCATGAAGATCATCACGGGCAACGATATCGCCATCAAGGCGGTGCGCGAACACAAGACCAATCCGTGGCCGGACGGGGCCATCCTCGCCAAACTGCAATACGAGGCTTCCGCCGACGCGAACGGAACGGTCCACAATGGCGTGTTCAAGCAAGTAGGCTTCATGGTCAAGGACAGCAAGAAGTACTCGAAGACCCAAGGCTGGGGCTATGCGAAGTGGAACGGGACGAAGTTGGAGCAACCTTACAAAGATGCCTCCTTTGCGACGGAGTGCGTGAATTGCCACGCGCCCATGCACGACAGTGACTTCGTCTTCACCAACGGCATCGACTTCTCCGCCGGCCCGCTGGGGGCTCCGTCGAAGTCGGATTTGGTCAACAAGGCCGCATCGCTGCCCAAGACGCCGCTGTTCGATACCCACGGCTGGAAGGTCATCACCTCCTTCACCGATCGAAGCCACGGTACGACGTACATGCTCTTCGGCAATGATTCGGCCGCCCAGGCCGCCCGTGCGGGGCAAACCACGTATCCGCAGGGCGCCGTGCTTTCGCTCGTGGCGTGGAAGAGCGCAGAGGATGAGAATTGGTTCGGCGCCACCGTCCCCGGTGCCCTGCAATCCGTCGAGCAGGTGACCTTCTCGACCGAACATCCGACCTACGACCGCTACGATGGACCGGCCTTGAACAAGGCACCCGCCGATCCCGCCGCCGCCGACGCGCGCGTCGCGTACATCGTCCAGCAGCGCGCTTCGATCATGCCGTAG
- a CDS encoding alpha/beta hydrolase — protein MISRPFSLNRRQFVELALGIAVAEAAEACASHVAPASPGPLPSLNAAEFRAARRFAEIPFGKIAYVERGSGDAALFLHGAPLNGFQWRGAIDRLSAYRRCIAPDFMGLGYSQVPARQGLAAKDQVAMLASLLDALGVSKVDLIASDSGGAVAQWFMVRYPDRVRTVLLTNCDVEPDSPPPKIMPIIEQARAGTLHRGMDEWLANKSLARSTFGKAVFRDPSQLTDDAIEYYFSPLVSSPLKRTQYEGFHLALDPNPLAGIEPALKRVDIPTRIVWGTSDDLFSPASPDYLDRTLARSQGVRRVPGAKLFFPEEFPELIAEEVRRLWGVST, from the coding sequence ATGATTTCTCGCCCTTTCAGCCTGAATCGTCGCCAATTCGTGGAGCTTGCCCTTGGCATCGCCGTAGCCGAAGCCGCCGAGGCCTGCGCGTCGCACGTGGCCCCTGCCAGCCCAGGCCCGCTGCCCTCGCTGAACGCGGCAGAGTTTCGCGCGGCCAGGCGCTTCGCCGAGATTCCATTTGGCAAGATCGCCTATGTGGAGCGCGGCTCGGGGGACGCCGCGCTCTTTCTGCATGGGGCACCGCTCAACGGCTTCCAATGGCGTGGCGCGATCGATCGGCTTTCGGCGTACCGGCGGTGCATCGCCCCCGACTTCATGGGCCTGGGCTATTCGCAGGTCCCCGCGCGCCAAGGCCTGGCGGCCAAAGATCAAGTGGCGATGCTGGCGTCGCTGCTCGATGCGCTCGGTGTCTCCAAGGTCGACCTCATCGCCAGCGACAGCGGCGGCGCCGTCGCGCAATGGTTCATGGTTCGCTACCCCGATCGCGTGCGCACCGTACTCCTCACCAATTGCGACGTGGAGCCGGACAGCCCGCCGCCCAAGATCATGCCCATCATCGAGCAAGCGCGCGCCGGAACCCTCCATCGAGGCATGGACGAATGGCTCGCCAACAAGTCGCTGGCGCGCTCGACATTCGGGAAGGCCGTGTTTCGCGACCCGAGCCAGCTCACCGACGATGCCATCGAGTACTACTTTTCGCCCCTTGTCAGCTCGCCCTTGAAGCGGACGCAATACGAGGGCTTCCACCTCGCACTCGATCCCAATCCGCTGGCGGGCATCGAACCCGCGCTGAAACGCGTCGACATTCCCACCCGCATTGTATGGGGCACCAGCGACGATTTGTTCTCACCCGCGAGCCCCGACTACCTCGATCGCACCCTCGCCCGCTCCCAAGGCGTCCGCCGGGTCCCCGGAGCCAAATTGTTCTTTCCGGAAGAGTTCCCTGAACTCATCGCGGAAGAGGTACGCAGACTTTGGGGTGTTTCCACCTGA